The proteins below come from a single Serpentinimonas raichei genomic window:
- a CDS encoding methyl-accepting chemotaxis protein produces MNNPSQQVSGLPAQHRLGDAILLVALGLYVLGAVVLGWWFNRPELSTTTTVLLAVGLALPGVLGFVALRGHLAARLLITFSLVALVALHIHTAMGMLEFHFGVFVTLALLLVYLDWRPIVFAAALFAVHHMGFDRLQAMGVGVYCLSEPNFGIILLHALYVVVQTALQVFLVLRLAASVRDNAEVAVLASGIRQGEQISLDTRQAQVRAPLALQLRDNLDRMAQAVATVRNAVDSVLSASQEIAGGNRDLSQRTEQAASSLQQTAASLEQLTAGVQHSADAAAQAREMVAQAASQAQRGGQEVGQLSGSMAQIHQSSERIREIIGVIDGIAFQTNILALNASVEAARAGEQGRGFAVVAAEVRTLAQRSAQAAREIKDLINVSVERVHTGNELAGRAALTMQSLVDSVQRVNGIMAEIAAAAQEQSAGIGQVNVAVSHLDAVTQQNAALVEQSTAATESLSQQAQRLEQAVSVFLLGEAAKAVAGRSEPPRQRPAALRDHSPKALTLRQR; encoded by the coding sequence ATGAATAATCCTTCGCAGCAAGTGTCCGGTTTGCCGGCCCAGCACCGTTTAGGCGACGCCATTTTGCTGGTGGCGCTGGGCCTGTACGTGCTGGGTGCGGTGGTGTTGGGCTGGTGGTTCAACCGGCCCGAGTTGTCAACCACCACCACCGTGCTGCTGGCCGTGGGGCTGGCGCTGCCCGGTGTGCTGGGTTTCGTGGCCTTGCGCGGCCATTTGGCGGCGCGCCTGCTCATCACCTTTTCGCTGGTGGCGCTGGTGGCCTTGCACATCCACACCGCCATGGGCATGCTCGAATTTCACTTTGGTGTGTTCGTCACGCTGGCCTTGCTGTTGGTCTACCTTGATTGGCGCCCGATCGTCTTTGCGGCGGCCCTGTTTGCCGTGCACCATATGGGGTTCGACCGCTTGCAGGCCATGGGGGTGGGGGTCTATTGTTTAAGCGAGCCCAACTTTGGCATCATCTTGCTGCACGCGCTGTACGTGGTGGTGCAAACGGCGTTGCAGGTTTTTCTGGTGCTGCGCTTGGCCGCTAGCGTGCGCGACAACGCCGAGGTGGCGGTGCTGGCCAGTGGCATCCGCCAAGGCGAGCAGATTTCGCTCGATACCCGTCAGGCGCAGGTGCGGGCACCGCTGGCGCTGCAGTTGCGCGACAACCTCGATCGGATGGCGCAGGCGGTGGCGACAGTGCGCAACGCCGTCGACAGTGTGCTGTCGGCCAGTCAAGAAATTGCCGGTGGCAACCGCGATCTGAGCCAGCGCACCGAGCAAGCCGCCAGCAGTTTGCAGCAGACGGCGGCCAGCCTAGAGCAGCTCACGGCGGGGGTGCAGCACTCTGCCGATGCGGCGGCCCAAGCGCGCGAAATGGTGGCGCAAGCCGCCAGCCAGGCGCAGCGCGGGGGGCAGGAGGTGGGGCAGTTGAGCGGCTCGATGGCTCAAATCCACCAAAGCAGCGAGCGCATCCGCGAGATCATCGGGGTGATCGACGGCATTGCGTTCCAAACCAATATCTTGGCCCTCAATGCCTCGGTCGAGGCGGCGCGTGCTGGCGAACAGGGGCGCGGCTTTGCAGTGGTGGCCGCCGAAGTGCGCACGCTGGCGCAACGCAGTGCCCAAGCGGCGCGCGAAATCAAAGACCTCATCAACGTCAGCGTGGAGCGGGTGCACACGGGCAACGAGCTGGCCGGACGCGCGGCCCTCACCATGCAGTCCTTGGTGGACAGCGTGCAGCGCGTCAACGGCATCATGGCCGAAATCGCTGCGGCGGCGCAGGAGCAAAGCGCGGGCATTGGGCAAGTCAACGTCGCCGTTTCGCACCTGGACGCGGTGACGCAGCAAAACGCGGCCTTGGTCGAGCAAAGCACCGCAGCCACCGAGAGCCTGAGCCAGCAAGCCCAGCGACTGGAGCAGGCGGTGTCGGTGTTTTTGCTCGGCGAAGCGGCCAAAGCGGTTGCGGGGCGATCCGAGCCGCCTAGGCAGCGGCCAGCGGCCTTGCGCGACCACTCACCCAAGGCCCTGACCTTGCGCCAGCGATGA
- a CDS encoding NADP-dependent malic enzyme: MLSPPEDQRAELRRAALKYHEFPTPGKVAIRATKQLTNQHDLALAYSPGVAAPCEEIVADPVNAYKYTSRGNLVAVITNGTAVLGLGDIGPLAAKPVMEGKGVLFKKFADIDVFDLEINEKDPERLVEIIAALEPTFGGINLEDIKAPDCFYIERRLRERMQIPVFHDDQHGTAIVVGAALLNGLKVVGKRIDEIKLVTSGAGAAALACLGLLLKLGLPRQNIWVTDLAGVVYEGRAELMDPDKAQFAQPTAQRKLAEVIAGADVFLGLSAGGVLKPEMVRAMAARPLIFALANPTPEIQPHEVLAVRPDAIMATGRSDYPNQVNNVLCFPYIFRGALDAGARTISDEMEIAAVHAIAELAQAEQNEVVAAAYVGEQLSFGPQYLIPKPFDPRLMIKIAPAVAEAAARSGVALRPIADLEAYREKLQSFVFASGTIMKPVYAIAKQAQHKRIAFAEGEEERVLRACQIVVDEGLARPTLIGRPAVIDQRIQRFGLRLQAGRDLDVVNIERDERYRELWQDYHRLQERRGVTEQIAKIEMRRRLTLIGAMLLRRGDVDGLICGTWGTPQIHLHYIDQVIGKRPHASCYAAMNALMLPGRQVFMVDTHINYDPSAEQLAEITQMAARKMLRFGITPKVALLSHSNFGSSDQPSALKMRRVLELLREHAPWLEVEGEMHGDVALDAAARARLMPRNALEGEANLLVLPNVDAANISYNLLKTAAGGGIAVGPMLLGVAKPVHVLTASATVRRIVNMTALCVAEANVGPRAVAAGDAGG, translated from the coding sequence ATGCTCAGCCCACCCGAAGACCAGCGCGCCGAATTGCGCCGCGCGGCCCTTAAGTATCACGAATTCCCGACCCCTGGCAAGGTGGCCATTCGCGCCACCAAGCAGCTCACGAACCAGCACGACCTGGCGCTGGCCTACTCGCCCGGGGTGGCGGCGCCGTGCGAGGAGATCGTGGCCGATCCGGTGAATGCCTACAAATACACCAGCCGCGGCAACCTGGTGGCCGTCATCACCAACGGCACCGCGGTGCTGGGCTTGGGCGATATCGGGCCGCTGGCAGCCAAGCCGGTGATGGAAGGCAAGGGCGTGCTGTTCAAAAAGTTCGCCGATATCGACGTCTTCGACCTCGAAATCAACGAGAAAGACCCGGAGCGCTTGGTCGAAATCATCGCCGCGCTCGAGCCCACCTTTGGCGGCATCAACCTCGAAGACATCAAGGCCCCGGACTGTTTTTATATCGAGCGGCGCTTGCGCGAGCGCATGCAAATCCCGGTCTTCCACGACGACCAGCACGGCACCGCGATCGTGGTCGGGGCGGCGCTGCTCAATGGCCTCAAGGTGGTGGGCAAGCGCATCGACGAGATCAAGCTCGTCACTTCCGGTGCCGGGGCGGCGGCGCTGGCCTGCTTGGGGCTGTTGCTCAAGCTCGGGCTGCCGCGTCAAAACATCTGGGTCACCGACCTCGCCGGCGTCGTCTACGAGGGCCGGGCTGAGCTGATGGACCCCGACAAAGCCCAATTTGCCCAGCCCACTGCGCAGCGCAAGCTGGCCGAAGTGATAGCGGGTGCCGACGTGTTTTTGGGCCTCTCAGCCGGTGGCGTGCTCAAACCCGAGATGGTGCGTGCCATGGCGGCGCGGCCGCTGATTTTTGCGCTGGCCAACCCCACACCCGAAATCCAGCCCCATGAGGTGCTGGCGGTGCGCCCCGACGCCATCATGGCCACCGGGCGCAGCGACTACCCGAACCAGGTCAACAACGTCCTGTGCTTTCCCTACATCTTTCGCGGTGCGCTCGACGCCGGCGCGCGCACCATCAGCGACGAGATGGAGATCGCCGCCGTGCACGCCATCGCCGAACTGGCGCAGGCCGAGCAAAACGAGGTGGTGGCGGCGGCCTACGTGGGCGAGCAGTTGTCCTTTGGGCCGCAGTACCTGATCCCCAAGCCCTTCGATCCGCGCCTGATGATCAAGATCGCGCCGGCGGTGGCCGAGGCGGCGGCGCGCTCCGGCGTGGCGCTGCGCCCGATCGCCGACCTCGAGGCCTACCGCGAAAAGTTGCAGAGCTTCGTCTTTGCCTCCGGCACCATCATGAAGCCGGTTTATGCGATTGCCAAACAGGCGCAGCACAAGCGCATCGCCTTTGCCGAGGGCGAAGAAGAGCGCGTGTTGCGCGCCTGCCAGATCGTGGTCGATGAGGGCTTGGCGCGCCCCACGCTGATCGGGCGCCCGGCGGTGATCGACCAGCGCATCCAGCGCTTTGGCCTGCGCCTGCAAGCCGGCCGCGATCTCGACGTGGTCAACATCGAGCGCGACGAGCGCTACCGCGAGCTGTGGCAGGACTACCACCGTTTGCAAGAGCGCCGTGGCGTGACCGAGCAGATCGCCAAAATCGAGATGCGCCGCCGCCTGACCCTGATCGGCGCCATGCTGCTGCGCCGGGGCGACGTCGACGGCCTGATCTGCGGCACCTGGGGCACGCCGCAAATCCACCTGCACTACATCGACCAGGTGATCGGCAAGCGCCCACACGCCAGTTGCTACGCCGCCATGAACGCGCTCATGCTGCCCGGGCGCCAGGTGTTCATGGTCGACACCCACATCAACTACGACCCCAGCGCCGAGCAACTGGCCGAAATCACCCAGATGGCGGCGCGCAAGATGTTGCGCTTTGGCATCACGCCCAAGGTGGCGCTGCTGTCGCATTCCAACTTTGGTTCCTCCGACCAGCCCTCGGCGCTCAAGATGCGCCGCGTGCTGGAGCTGTTGCGCGAGCACGCGCCCTGGCTGGAGGTGGAGGGCGAGATGCACGGCGACGTGGCGCTCGATGCCGCCGCACGCGCGCGCCTGATGCCGCGCAACGCGCTCGAGGGCGAAGCCAATCTGTTGGTGCTGCCCAATGTGGACGCGGCCAATATTTCTTACAACCTGCTCAAGACCGCTGCCGGTGGCGGCATCGCTGTCGGGCCGATGCTGCTCGGGGTGGCCAAGCCGGTGCACGTGCTCACCGCCAGCGCCACCGTGCGCCGCATCGTCAACATGACGGCGCTGTGTGTGGCCGAGGCCAATGTGGGGCCGCGCGCGGTCGCGGCGGGTGACGCAGGCGGTTGA